In one Alphaproteobacteria bacterium genomic region, the following are encoded:
- a CDS encoding gamma-glutamylcyclotransferase produces the protein MVDREGIKQGFYQTMARDAEAAGLLKPLGDEERRQSRIDTMAARPDGAGIWVFAYGSLMWNPAFNYVEKRTARLHGYHRSFCLQTPIGRGSPDCPGLVLGLDQGGSVQGVALRIAEEEADEELDVIWSREMLADAYRPTWVTLVDKDGVRFHAIAFVMRRDCERYAGRLSLEETAGRIAQATGRLGPCSEYLERTVSAMDEIGISDGPMHALRARVRALKQAHEGRPNE, from the coding sequence TTGGTCGATCGCGAGGGAATCAAGCAGGGTTTCTACCAGACCATGGCACGCGATGCCGAGGCGGCGGGCCTCCTGAAGCCGCTGGGCGACGAGGAGCGCCGACAGTCGCGCATCGATACCATGGCCGCGCGCCCCGACGGTGCGGGGATCTGGGTTTTCGCCTATGGGTCCCTGATGTGGAACCCGGCGTTCAACTACGTCGAAAAGCGCACGGCGCGTCTGCACGGCTATCACCGGTCCTTCTGTCTGCAGACTCCCATCGGACGCGGATCGCCCGATTGTCCGGGACTGGTGCTCGGTCTCGATCAGGGCGGATCGGTTCAGGGTGTCGCACTGCGCATCGCCGAGGAAGAAGCGGACGAGGAGCTGGACGTGATCTGGTCCCGCGAGATGCTGGCAGACGCCTATCGCCCGACATGGGTCACCCTGGTCGATAAGGATGGCGTGCGGTTCCACGCCATCGCCTTCGTGATGCGCCGTGATTGTGAACGCTATGCCGGTCGCTTATCTCTAGAGGAGACCGCTGGCCGGATCGCACAGGCGACGGGCCGGCTTGGTCCGTGTTCGGAATATCTGGAACGAACGGTCTCGGCGATGGACGAGATCGGCATTTCGGATGGGCCGATGCACGCCCTGCGCGCCCGGGTGCGGGCGCTGAAACAAGCGCATGAAGGACGCCCCAATGAGTGA
- the msrB gene encoding peptide-methionine (R)-S-oxide reductase MsrB: protein MSDTTARKAKVKLSDAEWQERLSEEEYYVTRKKGTERAFTGKYHDSKTKGRYLCKCCGEPLFHSNTKYDSGSGWPSFFKPIEENAVDERSDNSLFMRRTEVVCARCDAHLGHVFPDGPRPTGLRYCINSAALDLDEDI, encoded by the coding sequence ATGAGTGACACGACCGCCCGCAAGGCCAAGGTGAAACTGAGCGACGCCGAATGGCAAGAGCGCCTGTCGGAAGAGGAATACTATGTCACCCGGAAAAAGGGGACGGAGCGCGCCTTTACCGGCAAGTACCACGACAGCAAGACCAAGGGGCGCTATCTGTGCAAGTGCTGCGGTGAACCGCTGTTTCATTCGAACACCAAATACGACAGCGGTTCGGGCTGGCCGAGCTTCTTCAAGCCGATTGAGGAGAACGCCGTGGACGAGCGTTCGGACAACAGTCTGTTCATGCGTCGGACCGAAGTCGTTTGCGCCCGCTGCGATGCCCATCTGGGCCACGTCTTCCCGGATGGACCGCGTCCGACCGGCCTGCGCTACTGCATCAATTCGGCGGCGCTGGACCTGGACGAGGATATCTGA
- a CDS encoding tetratricopeptide repeat protein — protein MALHQAGRLMEADGLYRQVLEADPSHRDALRLRGALAYQIGNPAAAVELLSTARKVDPDNAEVLTLLGLALEASGNAEGAEKAYRRALTLTPRSPEIWNNLGALLRDRGRQQDAAEAFGRAVVLKPDYVEAYQNLGVTLYRMGNLTASIAAFEAGLDVAPGDADLLLNYGVALSDAGRTEEAAACYADVLEKAPDDPDALTNLAAAQMRLEDLEGAEETARRALSLAPESAGAMANLAMVLAAGRHFEEAEGLYHDALREAPDFADIWGNYGNLLMAADRLEEAEVAYKKAVKLDPSEPRHAFQHGLCRLNLGDLRKGWALYESRIDCGASVPVEAPKAARWQGEALPGQSLLIVPEQGLGDEIRMLSCLDDVIAAAGPEAQVTVGCDRRLESLVRRSIPQVRTAPREDVASRKADAVIPCASLPNLFRQRLDQFPDRAGYLRPDPARAEEMAERVAALGGGVKVGIAWRSGLIRVRTRSALTEIAQWEPILAVPGVTFVNLQYGDVDAELAGRPVAKLDGVDLRDDLETAAALTANCDLVINMGTSVGDMAGALGVPCWSLLLKPDWVTLGADRHPFYPNTKIFWRMPDEDWPAVLSRVAEALAATAG, from the coding sequence ATGGCCCTGCATCAGGCCGGCCGACTGATGGAGGCCGACGGTCTTTACCGTCAGGTACTGGAGGCCGATCCGTCCCACCGCGACGCCCTGCGTCTGCGCGGCGCCTTGGCTTATCAGATCGGCAATCCGGCCGCTGCCGTGGAACTTCTGTCCACGGCGCGGAAGGTCGATCCCGACAATGCCGAGGTGCTGACCCTGCTGGGCCTCGCGCTGGAGGCATCGGGCAATGCGGAAGGGGCGGAAAAGGCCTATCGCCGCGCCCTGACCCTGACGCCGCGCTCCCCCGAAATCTGGAACAATCTGGGCGCCCTGTTGCGCGACCGGGGCCGTCAGCAGGATGCGGCGGAAGCATTCGGTCGCGCCGTCGTTCTCAAGCCCGATTATGTCGAGGCCTATCAGAATCTGGGCGTCACCCTGTATCGCATGGGCAATCTGACGGCATCGATTGCGGCCTTCGAGGCCGGGCTGGACGTCGCGCCGGGGGATGCTGATCTGCTGCTTAACTACGGCGTCGCGCTGTCCGATGCCGGACGGACCGAGGAAGCGGCGGCCTGTTACGCGGATGTGCTGGAAAAGGCACCGGACGATCCGGACGCCCTGACCAACCTTGCCGCCGCGCAGATGCGATTGGAAGACCTGGAAGGCGCGGAAGAGACGGCGCGGCGGGCCCTGTCCCTGGCGCCGGAAAGCGCCGGAGCGATGGCCAACCTGGCCATGGTGCTGGCCGCCGGACGCCATTTCGAAGAGGCGGAGGGGCTCTATCACGACGCGCTGCGTGAAGCCCCGGACTTCGCGGATATCTGGGGCAATTACGGCAACCTTCTGATGGCGGCCGACCGGCTGGAAGAGGCGGAGGTCGCGTACAAGAAGGCGGTGAAACTGGACCCGTCGGAACCGCGGCATGCCTTTCAGCATGGTCTCTGCCGTTTGAATCTGGGCGATCTGCGAAAAGGCTGGGCCCTGTATGAGAGCCGCATCGACTGCGGTGCCAGTGTGCCGGTGGAGGCTCCGAAGGCTGCCCGTTGGCAAGGGGAAGCACTACCCGGGCAGTCTCTGCTGATCGTGCCGGAACAGGGGCTGGGTGACGAAATTCGCATGTTGTCCTGTCTGGACGATGTCATCGCCGCGGCCGGACCGGAGGCGCAGGTGACGGTCGGTTGCGACAGGCGCTTGGAATCGCTGGTCCGCCGGTCGATTCCTCAAGTACGAACCGCACCGCGCGAGGACGTTGCATCCCGGAAGGCGGATGCCGTGATTCCCTGCGCATCCCTGCCGAACCTGTTTCGTCAGAGGCTGGATCAGTTTCCGGATCGTGCGGGCTACCTGCGGCCGGATCCGGCGCGGGCGGAAGAGATGGCAGAACGCGTCGCCGCTCTCGGCGGTGGCGTCAAGGTCGGCATTGCATGGCGCAGCGGCCTGATCCGCGTTCGGACCCGAAGCGCGCTGACCGAAATTGCGCAATGGGAGCCGATCCTGGCCGTTCCCGGCGTGACCTTCGTGAACTTGCAATACGGTGATGTCGATGCGGAATTGGCCGGTCGGCCTGTGGCGAAACTGGACGGCGTTGACCTGCGCGACGATCTGGAAACGGCTGCTGCACTGACCGCGAACTGCGACCTGGTCATCAATATGGGAACCTCGGTCGGCGATATGGCCGGGGCGCTGGGCGTGCCTTGCTGGTCACTGCTTCTGAAGCCCGACTGGGTGACGCTGGGTGCGGACCGGCATCCGTTCTATCCGAATACCAAGATCTTCTGGCGCATGCCGGATGAGGATTGGCCCGCGGTGCTGTCGCGCGTGGCGGAAGCCCTGGCGGCGACCGCGGGCTGA
- a CDS encoding metalloregulator ArsR/SmtB family transcription factor: protein MAKNDAKPKTRRDIMNRLKSGGCSDATALAEGLGVTPMAIRQHLYDLQAEGLVESRTEPRPVGRPAKLWYLTEAADRYFPDAHAELAVGLIDAIRASMGDDALDALVRERSRSQTELYRSAMEDAPDLRSKLDALAEIRSREGYMAGVEEADDGLVFVENHCPICAAAKACTGLCAMELQVFSEALGPDYAVERTDHILAGARRCAYHVRPRETATA from the coding sequence ATGGCCAAGAATGACGCAAAACCGAAAACACGGCGCGATATCATGAACCGCCTCAAGTCCGGCGGCTGCAGCGATGCGACGGCACTCGCCGAAGGTCTCGGCGTCACGCCCATGGCAATCCGCCAGCATCTCTATGACCTGCAGGCGGAGGGTCTGGTCGAATCCCGCACCGAACCCCGCCCCGTCGGTCGTCCGGCAAAACTATGGTACCTGACGGAAGCCGCCGACCGGTACTTTCCGGATGCCCATGCGGAACTCGCGGTTGGCCTGATTGACGCGATCCGGGCCAGCATGGGCGACGACGCGCTGGATGCCCTCGTCCGCGAACGGTCGCGCAGCCAGACCGAACTATACCGCAGCGCCATGGAAGATGCCCCCGATCTCCGAAGCAAGCTGGATGCGTTGGCGGAGATACGGTCCCGCGAAGGATACATGGCCGGCGTGGAAGAAGCCGACGACGGTCTGGTCTTTGTTGAAAACCATTGCCCGATCTGCGCGGCTGCGAAGGCCTGCACCGGGTTGTGCGCGATGGAACTGCAGGTTTTTTCGGAAGCGCTTGGACCCGACTATGCGGTCGAGCGGACGGACCACATCCTGGCCGGTGCGCGGCGCTGCGCCTATCACGTCCGGCCGCGCGAAACCGCCACGGCCTAA
- a CDS encoding Rieske 2Fe-2S domain-containing protein, which translates to MTMAEAMDWRDVGPLSDLDQTGRRVIKVEGKQIVVFRSGDRLLACNNRCPHEGFPLSEGSLGGENGCTLTCNWHNWKFDLDSGETMVGGDKLRRYPVRVSNGRIELDLSDPPRDEAVAEALNNLADALDRHEYDRIAREIARLQRAGGDPLDALRRAIAETVDKFEFGATHALPATSDWLSLRVRAGDDAVRSLAMLTECIGHFSWDTRREPRFRYTNDWRPWDEDGFVAAVEAEDEATAVAHLRGGVAAGLAWPDLERGFARAALAHYADFGHAAIYTYKMRALNAQLGDMESLLNLGLLLTRSLIYATREDLIPEFRSYGSALSAWDGQGMQVPNPADLRKGSVREILNRMLAGSARPEELFEAALAAGFWQLLHFDTRWQDKTDSTIAQSVGWLDFTHTVTFANAVRKLCSTHPDLWPQGLLQIGCFLGRNSGYTDPDLDDGPWRVNDPTGAVESALASVEDHGVFEYIVASHLLKLSYAVHEEMTELPDRDWHPIAAAALRRFLAGPLKRKHTLRTAHQALEFVRAEG; encoded by the coding sequence ATGACGATGGCGGAAGCGATGGATTGGCGGGATGTCGGCCCGCTGTCGGATCTCGATCAAACGGGGCGTCGGGTAATCAAGGTGGAAGGCAAGCAGATCGTCGTGTTTCGCTCAGGCGACCGGCTTCTGGCCTGCAACAATCGCTGCCCTCACGAGGGATTTCCGCTATCCGAAGGTTCGCTGGGTGGCGAGAACGGCTGCACACTCACCTGTAACTGGCACAATTGGAAATTCGACCTGGATAGCGGCGAGACCATGGTCGGCGGTGACAAACTGCGGCGCTATCCGGTCCGGGTGTCGAATGGACGCATCGAACTGGATCTGTCCGATCCGCCAAGGGACGAGGCGGTGGCGGAGGCCCTCAACAACCTTGCAGATGCCCTCGATCGCCACGAATACGATCGGATCGCGCGGGAGATTGCCCGTCTGCAGCGGGCCGGTGGCGATCCGTTGGACGCGTTGCGCCGCGCCATTGCCGAAACGGTGGACAAGTTCGAGTTCGGGGCAACCCACGCCCTGCCGGCGACATCCGACTGGCTCTCTCTCAGGGTCAGGGCTGGTGACGATGCGGTTCGCAGCCTCGCCATGCTGACGGAATGTATCGGTCATTTTTCCTGGGACACGCGCCGTGAGCCGCGCTTCAGGTATACCAATGACTGGCGACCCTGGGACGAAGACGGATTCGTTGCCGCGGTGGAGGCCGAAGACGAAGCCACCGCCGTCGCCCACCTTCGCGGCGGTGTGGCCGCCGGCCTCGCCTGGCCGGATCTCGAGCGCGGATTCGCACGGGCCGCCCTCGCGCACTACGCGGATTTCGGTCATGCTGCGATCTATACCTATAAGATGCGGGCGCTGAACGCCCAGTTGGGCGACATGGAAAGTCTCCTGAATCTCGGACTGTTGCTGACCCGGTCCCTGATCTATGCGACGCGCGAAGATCTGATCCCGGAATTCCGGTCTTACGGTTCGGCGCTGTCGGCGTGGGACGGTCAGGGGATGCAAGTGCCGAATCCGGCGGACCTGCGCAAAGGGTCCGTTCGCGAAATCCTCAACCGGATGCTCGCCGGCTCAGCTCGGCCGGAGGAATTGTTCGAAGCGGCACTGGCGGCCGGGTTCTGGCAGTTGCTGCATTTCGACACCCGATGGCAGGACAAGACCGACAGCACGATCGCCCAAAGCGTCGGCTGGCTGGATTTCACCCATACCGTGACCTTTGCGAATGCGGTGCGGAAACTTTGCTCGACCCATCCTGATCTCTGGCCGCAGGGACTGCTTCAGATCGGTTGTTTTCTGGGCCGCAATTCGGGGTACACGGATCCGGATCTCGATGATGGTCCGTGGCGGGTGAACGACCCGACGGGCGCGGTGGAATCGGCCCTGGCGAGCGTTGAGGATCATGGCGTGTTCGAATACATCGTCGCCAGTCATCTGTTGAAGCTCAGTTATGCGGTGCATGAGGAAATGACGGAATTGCCCGACCGGGATTGGCATCCGATTGCGGCGGCAGCGTTGCGCCGCTTCCTTGCCGGACCGCTGAAGCGCAAGCATACCCTGCGCACGGCCCATCAGGCGCTCGAATTCGTGCGGGCCGAAGGATGA
- a CDS encoding MFS transporter, with product MSHTEAVSWRAVLTGLNAGMFAVMSFGVWLHAADSTVVATLMPSVVFDIGGAERISWNYMLYELASIAAASCGALVARRFGLRQAMIWSALAFGLGCAISAVTPVMTGMLVGRTIQGAGGGLLVALTMIGASSLFPRHYTPRVMAAISAVWGASAFVGPLLGGFFAEYLDWRYGFWAFVAQSFVLALALRLALPAASEAGDETARIPWRRLAVLSGSVLAVAVAGLKDAFSMQSAGLCLFGLLGMILFLRLDGRAGNDRLLPRAIGDVRAPAWSGLSGVFMLAVVTTPFVVYGPVLLSILHGVGPIAAGYLVALESVAWTVGALCFSGVAGTAQQRVIRWNFVAVAIGCAGLALFVASGPIWLLMPFLFLQGLGFGACFGHILHRCVDLVPQDDKDRTASALSSIQTFGYALGAAIIGLIANAVGFGVDPGPATAANAAHWVFGAMLPLAAVSILTIRLLPSQPRAHGGAA from the coding sequence ATGAGCCATACGGAAGCCGTTTCCTGGCGCGCGGTCCTGACCGGGCTGAATGCCGGCATGTTTGCGGTCATGAGCTTCGGCGTGTGGCTGCACGCGGCCGACAGCACCGTCGTCGCAACCCTGATGCCCAGCGTCGTCTTCGATATCGGCGGCGCGGAGCGCATCTCGTGGAACTACATGCTCTACGAGCTTGCATCGATTGCGGCGGCATCTTGTGGCGCGCTGGTTGCGCGCCGCTTCGGCCTGCGTCAGGCGATGATCTGGTCGGCGCTCGCCTTCGGCCTGGGATGCGCGATCAGCGCGGTGACGCCGGTGATGACCGGCATGCTGGTCGGGCGCACGATCCAGGGTGCGGGCGGGGGATTGCTGGTGGCCCTGACGATGATCGGCGCATCCAGCCTGTTTCCCAGACATTATACGCCCCGCGTCATGGCGGCGATTTCCGCAGTCTGGGGCGCCTCCGCCTTTGTCGGCCCGCTGCTGGGCGGTTTCTTCGCGGAATACCTGGATTGGCGCTACGGTTTCTGGGCCTTCGTCGCCCAGAGTTTCGTTCTGGCGCTGGCCCTGCGCCTCGCCCTTCCGGCGGCGTCGGAAGCTGGGGATGAGACCGCGCGGATTCCGTGGCGGCGGCTGGCGGTTCTGTCCGGTTCCGTGCTGGCGGTGGCCGTTGCCGGGCTGAAGGACGCGTTTTCCATGCAGTCGGCCGGCCTCTGCCTGTTCGGGCTGCTGGGCATGATCCTTTTTCTGCGCCTCGACGGTCGCGCCGGCAATGACCGATTGCTGCCGCGCGCGATCGGCGATGTGCGCGCGCCGGCCTGGAGCGGCCTGTCCGGTGTCTTCATGCTGGCCGTGGTGACGACGCCCTTTGTTGTCTATGGCCCGGTTCTGCTGTCGATCCTGCATGGCGTCGGGCCGATTGCCGCCGGCTATCTGGTTGCCCTGGAATCGGTAGCCTGGACTGTTGGTGCGCTGTGCTTTTCCGGGGTGGCCGGGACGGCGCAGCAACGGGTGATCCGTTGGAATTTTGTGGCGGTCGCAATTGGCTGCGCCGGTCTGGCACTGTTCGTTGCATCCGGCCCGATCTGGCTGTTGATGCCGTTCCTGTTCCTGCAGGGATTGGGGTTCGGTGCCTGTTTCGGACATATCCTGCATCGCTGCGTCGACCTCGTGCCGCAGGATGACAAGGACCGAACCGCCTCCGCCCTGTCGTCGATTCAGACTTTCGGATATGCCCTGGGCGCGGCGATCATCGGGCTGATCGCCAATGCGGTCGGCTTCGGCGTCGATCCAGGGCCGGCCACGGCGGCGAATGCCGCGCATTGGGTTTTCGGGGCGATGCTCCCGCTTGCCGCGGTTTCGATCCTGACGATCCGGCTGTTGCCTAGCCAGCCTCGTGCTCACGGAGGCGCGGCATAA
- the moaB gene encoding molybdenum cofactor biosynthesis protein B, producing MAIDESLPFKPVRIAVLTVSDSRTLETDRSGDTLVSRLEGDGHVLAAREIVTDDAPAIAEILTRWIDDPQVDCVITTGGTGLTGRDVTPEAFAQVCEKDIPGFGEYFRWISAKKIGTSTIQSRAMAGVARGTYLFALPGSTGACKDGWDEILRSQLDFRHRPCNFVELMPRLREHEAG from the coding sequence ATGGCGATCGACGAGAGCCTGCCCTTCAAGCCTGTCCGCATTGCGGTCCTGACAGTGTCGGACAGCCGCACGCTGGAGACCGATCGGTCCGGCGACACGCTGGTCTCGCGTCTGGAGGGCGACGGACATGTCCTGGCCGCGCGTGAGATCGTGACCGACGACGCGCCGGCCATTGCGGAAATCCTGACACGCTGGATCGACGACCCGCAGGTCGATTGCGTCATCACGACCGGCGGGACAGGATTGACCGGCCGCGATGTGACGCCGGAAGCCTTTGCCCAGGTCTGCGAGAAGGACATCCCCGGTTTCGGTGAGTATTTTCGTTGGATTTCGGCGAAGAAGATCGGCACCTCGACGATCCAGAGCCGCGCCATGGCCGGCGTGGCACGTGGCACATACCTGTTCGCGCTGCCGGGATCGACCGGCGCCTGCAAGGACGGATGGGATGAAATCCTCCGGTCGCAGCTGGATTTCCGCCACCGCCCGTGCAATTTCGTCGAACTTATGCCGCGCCTCCGTGAGCACGAGGCTGGCTAG
- a CDS encoding transglycosylase SLT domain-containing protein encodes MFARLILGALLGIVASAGSAVAETRTNPETAAIAPGLSNRTAADPLPAVLSAKDASLYAEIFRIQRDGNWQRADALIAQLTDRSLMGHVLFQRYMHPTKYRSTYGELKDWMSDYADHPGASRIYKLALRRRPANYKYPAKPRATELPSMDAVEAAVTDILDEAETGVIVSRRFEGKSRSERNRIRGIQRSIRSLVQRGNVTIALEKLDTAANKRLFDAVSYAESLGVIARGYYRYHLDDKAMAVAAEAEALAGDGAALAHWWGGLSAFRAENWDRAAAHFDQLSVSAEADEWLKAAGGFWASRAYLIGGKPHRVSDVMMRAAAYPRTFYGLLAVQALGEQLPFNFDMPVMSETEVELLYRIPAAHRALALIESGQTDLADAELRRFVDELPPSFAGTLLAFADRAGLADVAFRIGRDMARKQNTLLDGALYPLPGWQPSDGFKVDRALVYAIVRQESQFRTRAISHAGARGLMQLMPATAGYMAGQRFRGAGRDTLFDPGLNLSLGQKYVSHVLGLKEINGNLLYALAAYNAGPGNLNRWRKRIDYSDDPLLFIESLPSRETRNYIEHVLSNYWIYRLRLGQHPISMDALIGGDWPVYVQQDGETKLIPVSGTGNPIRP; translated from the coding sequence TTGTTTGCGCGCCTTATTCTTGGCGCCCTTCTGGGCATTGTGGCTTCCGCCGGCTCCGCCGTCGCGGAAACTCGGACGAATCCGGAAACCGCAGCGATCGCACCGGGCCTGTCGAACCGGACAGCCGCAGACCCCTTGCCGGCGGTCCTGTCGGCGAAGGACGCATCCCTCTATGCCGAGATCTTCAGGATTCAGCGCGATGGCAACTGGCAGCGCGCCGATGCGCTGATCGCACAGCTGACCGACCGTAGCTTGATGGGGCATGTCCTCTTCCAGCGCTACATGCATCCGACAAAGTACCGCTCCACCTACGGGGAGCTGAAAGACTGGATGTCGGATTACGCCGACCATCCCGGTGCATCGCGCATCTACAAGCTGGCGCTGCGGCGACGCCCGGCAAACTACAAGTATCCGGCCAAGCCCCGCGCAACGGAACTGCCATCCATGGACGCGGTGGAAGCCGCTGTGACGGACATACTCGACGAAGCTGAAACCGGCGTCATTGTCAGCCGGCGCTTTGAAGGCAAGTCCCGATCCGAGCGGAACCGCATTCGCGGCATTCAGCGCAGCATTCGCAGCCTCGTCCAGCGCGGCAATGTGACGATCGCGCTGGAGAAACTGGATACCGCTGCAAACAAGCGTCTGTTCGACGCCGTCAGCTACGCGGAAAGCCTCGGTGTGATTGCCCGCGGCTACTACCGCTATCATCTGGACGACAAGGCGATGGCGGTCGCGGCGGAGGCGGAGGCCCTGGCCGGTGACGGCGCCGCGCTGGCACATTGGTGGGGCGGGCTGTCGGCCTTCCGCGCCGAAAACTGGGACCGGGCGGCAGCCCATTTCGACCAGTTGAGCGTCAGCGCCGAAGCCGACGAGTGGTTGAAGGCGGCAGGCGGGTTTTGGGCGTCGCGCGCCTATCTGATCGGCGGAAAACCGCACCGCGTCAGTGACGTCATGATGCGGGCCGCCGCCTATCCGCGCACCTTCTACGGGCTGTTGGCGGTCCAGGCCCTCGGTGAGCAGCTTCCGTTCAATTTCGATATGCCGGTCATGTCCGAAACGGAGGTCGAACTTCTGTATCGCATTCCGGCCGCGCACCGGGCCCTGGCGCTGATCGAATCCGGTCAGACGGATCTGGCCGACGCGGAACTGCGCCGCTTCGTGGACGAACTGCCGCCGTCCTTTGCCGGGACGCTATTGGCGTTTGCGGATCGGGCCGGGCTGGCCGATGTCGCCTTCCGGATCGGCCGCGACATGGCACGCAAGCAGAACACCCTGCTGGATGGTGCACTGTATCCGCTGCCGGGCTGGCAACCGTCGGATGGGTTCAAGGTCGACCGTGCGCTGGTCTATGCCATCGTGCGTCAGGAATCGCAGTTCCGAACCCGCGCCATCAGCCATGCCGGCGCGCGCGGCCTGATGCAGTTGATGCCGGCCACCGCCGGATACATGGCCGGCCAGCGCTTCCGTGGCGCCGGACGGGACACGTTGTTCGATCCGGGTCTGAACCTCTCCCTGGGCCAGAAATACGTCAGTCATGTCCTGGGACTGAAGGAAATCAACGGCAACCTTCTCTACGCATTGGCCGCCTACAATGCCGGACCGGGCAACCTGAATCGCTGGCGCAAACGCATCGACTACAGCGACGACCCGCTTCTGTTCATCGAAAGCCTGCCATCGCGCGAAACGCGAAACTATATCGAGCATGTTCTGTCCAACTACTGGATCTACCGGCTGCGACTGGGGCAGCATCCGATCAGCATGGATGCATTGATCGGCGGCGACTGGCCGGTCTATGTTCAGCAGGATGGTGAGACGAAACTCATTCCCGTCTCCGGAACCGGCAACCCGATCCGTCCGTAA